The Lycium barbarum isolate Lr01 chromosome 12, ASM1917538v2, whole genome shotgun sequence genome includes a region encoding these proteins:
- the LOC132621439 gene encoding cold-regulated 413 plasma membrane protein 2-like — translation MGRMDYLAMKTDEDTNKLINEDLNELKLAAKKLLDHATKLGGLGFGTAFLKWFASFAAIYLLILDRTNWKTNMLTGLLVPYIFFSFPSVLFHFFRGEVGRWIAFVAVVLRLFFPRHFPDWLEMPGSLILLLVVAPNLFAETFRNSWVGTVVCLLIGCYLLQEHIRASGGFRNSFTQSNGISNTVGIILLLVYPIWALVLRVV, via the exons ATGGGGAGGATGGATTATTTAGCTATGAAGACTGATGAAGACACTAACAAATTGATTAATGAAGATCTTAATGAGCTGAAGTTAGCTGCTAAGAAGTTACTTGACCATGCCACCAAGCTTGGTGGTCTTGGTTTTGGTACTGCTTTCCTCAAATGGTTTGCCTCATTTGCTGCCAT TTATTTGCTGATACTGGACCGGACAAACTGGAAGACCAATATGCTGACTGGACTTCTAGTTCCATATATCTTCTTCAGTTTCCCTTCAGTGCTATTCCACTTTTTCAG AGGAGAGGTAGGAAGATGGATTGCTTTCGTTGCGGTAGTACTCAGGCTTTTCTTCCCACGACATTTTCCAG ACTGGTTGGAGATGCCTGGTTCATTAATCCTACTCCTAGTGGTTGCACCCAACCTTTTTGCGGAGACTTTCAGAAACAGTTGGGTCGGCACTGTGGTGTGTCTTCTGATTGGCTGCTATCTCCTCCAAGAACACATCAGAGCCTCTGGTGGATTCAGAAATTCCTTCACACAAAGCAATGGTATATCCAACACAGTTGGTATTATCCTTCTGTTGGTCTATCCAATCTGGGCTCTGGTACTTCGAGTTGTTTGA